The following nucleotide sequence is from Synechococcus sp. CBW1004.
GCACCAGCGCCTCGGCCAGGCCCATCAGCAGACCGCCGGCGATGGCGCCGGGCACGCTGCCGAGCCCGCCGAGCACCAGCACCGCCAGGCCCTTGAGGCCGTAGCTGATGCCGAAGTAGGGGCCGGTGAGGCTGACGCTGAGGCCCACCAGGCCGCCACCCAGGCCTGCGAGCACACCGCTCAACGCGAAAGCCAGCCGCACCATCGCGTCGCTGTCGATGCCCAGGAGCCGGGCCGTGGTGAAGTCCTCGGCGACGGCCCGCAGCGCCTTGCCGCCCCGGCTGCGCTCCAGCCAGAGGCTGAGCAGCAGAACCGCCCCGGCACAGATGGCCAGCAGCAGCAGCTGGATCGTGCGGATGCGGGCACCACCGAGCATGACCATGTCGGGCAGACCGGCCAGCGCCCCCGCACCGTCGGGGAAGGCATAGCCCTCGGCGCCCATCAGGATCTGGAGCAGGTTCACCAGCACCACGCCGGCTCCCAGGCTGGTGATCAGCGACTGCAGCGGTTCGGCACCGCGGCGCCGCAGCGGCGCGAAGGCCACACGCTCCACCAGCAGCGAGGCCAGGGCCGTGAGCAGCGCCGCCAGCAGCAGGGCCAGCCCGAAGGGCAGGGCCACCGGCAGACCGAGGCCGGGCCAGGCGCCGTTGACGCCGATGCGGCCGCCCATCAGCAGATAGGTGGCGTAACCACCCAGGCTGAACAGGGCGCCCTGGGCGAAGTTGATCACGCCCAGCACCGAGAAGACCAGCGTGTAACCCAGAGCCACCAGGGCATAGACACCCCCGCTGGCAACGCCGTTGAGCAGGGTCTGCAGGAGTGACTCCATCATCCGCCGCCCTCCTCGAGCGAGCGCTCACGCACCAACGTGAACTTGCCATCCCGGCCGCCGGGGCCCATGCGCACCTCCGCGACGAAGAAGCGCCCCTGGATCACCTCCCCCTCCGGGCTGAACCGGATCGGACCCAGCGGCGTGTCGTAGCGGCCGGACAGCAGTTCGGTCATCAGCCGCCGGCGCGCCTCCGCCAGGCTGACACCCTGCAGACCGCCGCCGCGCTGCAGGCGCTGGATCGCCTCGAACAGCACCTGATACGCCGTCCAGGCCTGGGCCGTCAGCTGGGACGGCGGCGCCTCCCCCTTGCTGCGGCGATGCAGGGCGAGGAAAGCGCGGTTGATCGGCGTGTCGAGATCGGGGCTGTAGGCCTGGGCGATGAGGATGCCGTCGCACCAGCGCTGACAGATCGGATAGATGTTGGGCGTGTTGAGACCGTTGCCGACCACGATCTGGCCGCGATAGCCGAGTTCGCGCAGCTGGCGGATCAGGTTGCCGCCATCCACCGCCTGCGCCGAGATCACCACCAGCTGAGGGCGCAGCGGCAGCACCGCGGTGATGGCACTCTGGAAATCGTTCTGACCCAGCTGGGTGCGCTGCACGCTCACCGGCCTGAGGCCCTTCGCCGTCAGGGCCTTCTGGAAGATCGCCACCTCGGCGGTGCTGTAGGCGTCGTCCTGGGCATAGAAGACCGCCACCCGGCTGAGCCCCGGATCGCGCTGCAGGGCCTCCTCGATCGACAGGGGGGCGATCACCGAGCTCTGGGCGGAGACGCGGCTGATGAAGTGGCCGATCTGGGGAATCCCCTTCGCGGTGTTGGAGGGGGCCACCACCGGCACCCCACGCCGCTGGGCGATCGGATCGGCGGCGAAGGCCTGCTGCGAGAGGGTGGGGCCGATCAGCGCCACCACGCCCCGCCGGAGCATCAGGTTGAAGGCGGCGATCGCGCTCTGCTCGTCGGAGGCGCCGTCCTCCAGGCTCAGCAGCACGGGGCGGGGGAAGGCGGCTGGATCGCGCCGGGCCCGGTCGGCGGCCCAGCGCTCGGCCAGGCCGATGCCGAGCCTCTGGTCCTGGCCGTAGAGGTTGGCGTTGCCGGTGAGGGCGATCACCGCCCCGAGGGTGAGAGCACCGCCTGCGGCGGCAGGGGGCGGCAATGGCTGCGCGGCTGGATCAGCGCGGCGGCCCAGCAGGGCGATGCCTCCGACAGCCGCGGCCAGCAGGGCGGCCAGGCGCAGGGCACCGCGCTGGCGACGATCCAGTGGGGTCGCGTCAGAGGGCACCGCCCGGACCGGATCAGGCGATGGAGGCGAAGGCGTCCCAGAAGGCCGCGATCGTGGCGTCGATGTCGGCGTCGCTGTGGGCCAGCGAAGTGAAGCCGGCCTCAAACGAACTCGGCGCCAGATAGACACCCCGCTCGAGCATCGCGCGGTGCAGCCTGCCGAAACGGGCACTGTCGGTGGCCTTGGCCTCCTCGAAGTTGCGCACCGGCCCTTCGCACAGGAAGAAACCGAACATGGCACTGATGTGGCCGCCGCAATAGGGCAGACCGGCTGCGCGGGCCGCGGCTTCGATGCCCTGGCTGAGGCGGGCGGTGATCGCTTCGAGCCGCTCATAGCTGCCGGGCTGCCGGAGCAGCTCCAGCGTCTTGATGCCGGCGGTCATCGCCAGCGGGTTGCCGCTGAGAGTGCCGGCCTGGTACATCGGCCCAGCCGGTGCCACCATCGCCATGATGTCGGCGCGGCCGCCGTAGGCCCCCACCGGCAGACCGCCGCCGATCACCTTGCCCATGGTGGTGAGATCGGGGGTGATGCCGAACTTGGCCTGTGCGCCGCCGTAGCTGATCCGGAAGCCGGTCATCACCTCGTCGAACACCAGCAGGGCGCCATGCTCACGGGTGATCTCGCGCAGCCCCTCGAGGAAGCCGGGCTCGGGGGTGATGAAGCCGGCATTGCCGACCACCGGCTCGAGGATCACACCGGCGATCTCACCGGCATTGGCAGCGAACAGCTGCTTGACCGCCTCCAGATCGTTGTAGGGAGCGGTGAGGGTGGAGGCGGTGGTGGCCTTCGGCACCCCGGGCGAGTCGGGCAGGCCGAGGGTGGCCACACCCGAACCGGCCTTCACCAGGAACATGTCGGCGTGGCCGTGGTAGCAGCCCTCGAACTTGATCACCTTCTCGCGGCCGGTGAAGGCGCGGATCAGGCGCAGCACCGCCATGCAGGCCTCGGTGCCGCTGTTGACGAAGCGCACCATCTCCACCGACGGCACCGCCTCGATCACCATCTCCGCCAGCTGGTTCTCCAGCAGGCAGGGGGCACCGAAGCTGGTGCCCTTCTCCAGGGCGGCCTGCAGGGCACCGATCACCTCGGGGTGCGCATGGCCGCAGATGGCCGGCCCCCAGCTGCCGACATAGTCGATGTAGCGGTTGCCGTCGACGTCCCAGGCGTAGGCGCCCTTGACATGGTCAAAGATGATCGGCTGACCGCCGACGGATTTGAAGGCGCGCACAGGAGAGCTGACGCCACCGGGCATCAGCTTCTGGGCTGCGGCGAAGATCTCCTCGGAACGGGCGGTGTTGAGGACAGGTGCCGAGACAGGCGCTGTGGGAGAAGCCGACAAGACGGGATCCGCGGACGGGAGCTGGGAAGCGACCAACATCTTGACCCAGCGGGGCGCGGATGTGCCTGCCAGGTCAACTTTCGTCTGAGGAGGCCATTGCCCCCGGCCGATCCCGGGTGCCCGCCCCGAACCGTCGCCGTCAGGGCGACCTGCATCCCGGAAGCAAGGCCTGGGGTGGTGCGGCCGCTCCGGCAGCAGCGGAACGGCCCAGGCATCGGGCACAGCCGGCTGCGGTCGAGACCGCCCCCGTCCCGGGCCCGCCCTCCCGCCTGATGAGCGCGACACCGTGAGTAGGTTCATGCCGGTCGTGTCCGATGCCAGTACCGCCGCGTGACGCCCGCACCGAGCCCGACAGCCGGCCCTGGAGCCAGCCTCAGGGGGCCCTCCCCGACCGCCCACGACTGGGCGGCCCCCGACTGGACAGCCCTCGAGCGGCGCTGCCGCGAGCTGCTGCCCGCCCGTGCCGTGGTCAGTGCCCGCCAGGAGCTGCTCAGCTACGACTGCGACGGCCTCACCCTGCACCGCTACCAGCCACCGCTGGTGGTGCTGCCGGAAACCACCGAGCAGGTGGCGGCCGTGGTGCGCCTGTGTCATGAGCGCGGCATCCCGTTCGTGGCGCGCGGCAGCGGCACCGGCCTCTCCGGCGGCGCCCTGGCCGAGACACCCGCCCTGGTGATCGCCACCAGCCGCATGCGGGCGATCCTCAACCTCGATCTGGCCAACCGGCGTGTCACCGTGCAGCCGGGCGTGATCAACAGCTGGGTGAGCCGGGCGGTGGCCTCCGATGGCTTTTATTACGCCCCTGATCCCTCCAGCCAGGTGGCCTGCAGCATCGGCGGCAACGTTGCCGAGAACTCGGGCGGTGTGCACTGCCTCAAGTACGGCGTCACCAGCAACCACGTGCTCGGCCTTGAGGTGGTGCTGCCGGACGGCACCGTCACCACCCTGGGCGGGGAGCTGCCGGAGATGCCCGAACTTGACCTGCGCGGCGTGTTCATCGGCAGCGAGGGCACCCTGGGAATCACCACCGCCGTCACCCTGCGGCTGCTGCGCACGCCCGACAGCGTCGCGGTGCTGCTGGCCGATTTCACCTCGATGGAGGCTGCTGGCGAAGCGGTGCGGCTGGTGACCGAAGCGGCGGTGCAGCCGGCCGGGATGGAGATGATGGATCGCCTCTGCATCGAGGCGCTCAACGATTATTTCGGCACCGAGGAATACCCGGGCGATGCGGCGGCGGTGCTGCTGATCGAGCTCGACGGCATCGCCAGCGAGGTGGCCGAGGCGGTGACCCTGGCCAGCAGCCTCTGCCGCAGGGCCGGCGCCCGCACGATCCGCGAAGCGCGCGACCCGGAGGAACGGGCGCTGCTGTGGAAGGGCCGCAAGTCGGCGATCTCGGCCCTGGGCCGCCGCTTCCCCAGCTACTACCTGCAGGACGGCGTGGTGCCCCGGGGGGTGCTGCCGCGGGTGCTGGCGGAGATCGAGGCGCTGAGCGCCCGCCACGGGCTGCCGGTGGCGAACGTCTTCCACGCCGGCGACGGCAACCTGCATCCGCTGATCCTTTACCGCAGCAGCGAACCGGGGATCGGCGCACGGGTCGAGGCCCTCGGCGCCGAGATCATGGAGCTGTGCCTGGAGGTCGGCGGCAGCATCACGGGCGAGCACGGCGTCGGCATCGACAAGCGCTGCTACATGGACTGGATGTACAGCCCAGGCGATCTGGAGACGATGCAGTGGGTGCGCGATGCCCTCAACCCCCGCGGCCTGGCCAACCCCGGCAAGCTGTTTCCCACTCCCTCCGGCTGCGCCGAATCAGCCCGGCGGCAGCAACGCGATCCGGAACTGGCGGGTCTGGAGGTGTTCTGAGCGGCCTGCAGGCCGGCAACGGGTACTGGGGCCCCGGCCGCCAGCCAGGCTGGAAACCGGGGAGCGGCACCCTCTGGCCTGCTGTTTCTGCTCCAGCGGCAATGCACCGCAGCCCTGATGCGCCGATCGCGCCAGAGCCTCCCCGGCGAGGCGCGCCGTGATGGCGGATCCGTCGCGACTGGCGTCGGTGGCGGCCGCCGGGCTGGTGGCCGGCGCCGTCAATGCCCTCGCCGGCGGCGGCTCACTGATCAGCTTCCCGGCGCTGATCGCCGCCGGCCTGCCGCCGCTGCTGGCCAACGTCACCAACACCGTGGCCCTGGCCCCGGGCTATCTGGGCGGCGCCCTGGCCCAGCACCGGCAGCTGCGGGGACAGGGGGCGAGGCTGGCGCTGCTGTTGCCCTGCGCCGCCCTCGGCGGGCTGACGGGGGCCGGGCTTCTTCTGGTCAGCGATCCGCACCTGTTCGAGCGGCTGGTGCCCTGGCTGCTGCTCAGCGGCTCCCTGCTGCTGGCGCTGCAGCAACCGCTGGGGGCCTGGATCCGGCGTCAGGGCAGTGGCGAGTCGCCGGTTGGGGCCCTGGCAGCGCCCGCGGTGTTCGGCGCCGCCATCTACGGGGGGTATTTCGGCGCGGGGCTGAGCGTGATCGTGCTGGCGGCGCTGGCGCTGACCCTGCCGGACAACCTGACGCGCCTGAACGGTCTCAAGCAGGCGATCGCGCTGGTCTGCAATCTCCTGGCCGCCCTGCTGTTCGCCCTGCAGGCGCCGCTGGCCTGGACGGAGGTGGCAGTGATGGCATTCACCTCGCTGGCGGGTGGTGTGCTGGGCGGCCGACTGGCGGAGCGGCTCGATCCCGCCCGGCTGCGGGGCGTGGTGGTGGTGATCGGCCTGGTGATGGCAGTGGTGTATTTCCGGCGCTGAAGGCCGGCGGCGGACGGGCACAGCCCGAGCTGGGTGCCCCCAGGCAGCGGCTGACACCACGACCGTCGCGCAGGAAGGCGCAGGGCCGGGTGCGAGAGGGCTCGCAGCCTGGTCCGAAGATGCCCCCGTCAGGGAGCTCGTTCGTCATGCCGGCTCAGGTCAGAAGGGTCTGCAGCAGGGCGCGCAGCAATCCCAGAGCGACGGCCAGGCCGATCACCCGCAGCACGCTCCAGTGCCAGCGCAGCAGCAGCGCCAGCCCGAGCAGCAGCACCGTCAGAGCCACCCCGCTGGGCCAGGGCCCCTGACCGGCGGGCCAGAGCACGGGCCCGCTGAACAGCAGCGCCAGGCTGGCGATCACCCCCACCACCGCCGCGGTGATCGCGCGAAGCGGACCGTCCAGGCGCAGATCACCGCGGCTCGCCTCCACCAGCGGCGCCCCGGCGAGGATGAACAGGAACGAGGGCAGGAAGGTGAACCAGATGACCACCAGCGCCGCTGCGACTGCCAGCGACAGGGAGCCGGCCTGATTCCAGCCGCCCAGGAAGCCGACGAAGGCCACCACCATGATCAGCGGCCCTGGCGTGGTCTCGCCCAGGGCCAGCGCATCGACCATCTGGGGAGCGCTGAGCCAGTCGAAGCGCTGCACCGCCCCCTCCGCCACGTACGGCAGCACCGCATAGGCGCCACCGAAGCTCACCAGGGCCACCCGCGTGAAGAAGCGGGCCATCGTCGGCAGGATGCCGCCCCAGCCCTGCAGCAGGGTGAGCGCGAGCAGCGGCAGCATCAGGGCCATACCGCCGATGAGCAGGGTGCTCGCCAGAGCGCGACGACGGAAGCGGACATGGGGCGGGGAAGGGGTCCGATCCCCGTGGAGGGCCGCTGGAGCGGCGCGGTCTGACGCCGTTGGCCACTTGGAGCGCATCGCTCCACCGGCCTTGGGGGAGGCGGGATCTTGCCCGGATGGAGGGGAAGGGGTGGGCTCTGAACCTGATGGAGGCGACGAGAAGGTCTGGAGACCGGTTCTGGAGCCTGGAGAGAGTCCGGCGGGGACCCCGGTCTCCTGGACGGGATCCAGTGCATCGGGGACGCGCGATGAGGCCACCGGGACTGTCGTTCCTGCACCGGGCGCTTCAGTGGCGGCAGGGCTGTTCACCAGGGCGGAGCGGAATCTCGCGGCGAGGGCCCCGGCGAAGGCCACCAGCACGACCAGCAGGGGATAGGGCAGCAGCCGCAGGCTCTGGCTGGCGAAGGCCGCCGCCGCGATCGCCATCAGGAACGGGGTGTGCAGGGTGCGCCGGCCCAGGCGCCAGGCCGCCTGCAGCACGATCGCCAGCACGGTCGGCTGCAGCACCGCGAACAGGGCGCTCAGCAGGGGCAGGTGGCCCCACAGCGCATAGGCGCTGGCCAGGGCCAGCAGCATCAGGATCGCCGGCAGCAGGAACAGCCCACCGGCGATCAGGCCACCGGCCGTGCCATGCATCAGCCAGCCCAGGTAGGTGGCCAGCTGGGTGGCCTCCGGCCCCGGCAGCAGCATGCAGTAGTTGAGGGCGTGCAGGAAGCGCCGCTCCGAGAGCCAGCGGCGGCGCTCCACCAGCTCCTCATGCAATAGGGCGATCTGACCGGCCGGTCCGCCGAAGCTCACCAGCCCCAGCCGCAGCCAGAAGCGGGAGGCTTCAGCCAGGGAGACGGCCGCAGGGGTGGTGGGCGGTGAGGTCATCAAGCGGTTCAGCGGTTCAGGCTCCAGCGGCACCCGTCCGGGAGGAGGGAGGCGTGCGTCGACGCTGCCTGCGATGCATCACGGGCCGATGCCGTGACAGTGGAAGGAGGTCAATTCCGGGAAGACGGCTCCAGGCCAACTGCAGCGAGGCCAGCGTGACGGGGCATCAGCCCTGCCGCAGGTTGTCTGGACCACACCGATCGCCGCTGGCGGCCCCCAGCTGATCCTCGCCGGCCTCTGTGCCCGAAAGGCGCGGGACGAGCCTGGCCTCCCGGTGGCGCCGGGGAACAGTGGCGTAGGAGAACAGCGGAACGGGGACTGCGACAATCCCCACACGTCGAGCGGGGAATGGTTTGGCTCTCAGCGCGAAGGTTCGCTACGGGATCGTCGCGCTGATCGAGCTGGCCGCCATTCACGCGCAGGGGGGCGTGCTGCAGGTGGGCGAGATCGCCCAGCGCCAGAGCATCCCCGACCGCTACCTCGAGCAGATGCTCACCACTCTCCGGCGCGCACGCATCCTGCGCAGCATCCGCGGACCGAAAGGTGGCTTTCAACTGGCACGACCTCCGGCGGAGGTCCCCCTCCTGGAGGTGGTGGCGGCCCTGGAGGGGGAGAGTCCGGCGCGGGATCTGACGGCGCGGACCACGCCTGAATTCGAGGTGCTCACGACGCTGGAGGATCAGCTCGAGCGTGCCAGGACCGCCCTTCTTGCGGGCACCACGCTGCAGGACCTGCTCGAGGAGCGCGACCAGCGGCTGCAGGCCCAGGTGATGTACTTCATCTGATGTCTTCCCCCAGCCCGCGATCGACCGGGGGAGAGGCGACGTCCCTGACGGCCGGGTGCAGCCGCCTGAGCGTGCGCGCCGCTGCCTACTGGCGGTAGTGGGGATCGCTCCAGCAGCGGGGCAACTCCTCACCCGACGGGAAGCGCAGTTCCGCCTTGGAGAAATGGTGCGGATCCTGGAGCTCCTCACCGCCGTGGATGCGGCCCGCCACCACGGTGGAGAAGGGATCGGCCAGCTGTCGCAGATCGAGGATCTCCACCAGGGAGGGGGAGGCCTCAGGGCCGGCGCTGTCGCCGTGCTGATGCAGGGTCAGGAACATGGCATCGGGCCGCCGTGTGGGCAAGCCGTGACAGTCCTCTCAACGCTAGGCCGTTTCCCTGGAGAGCAATCCTGAGGATGATGATCTGCAGCAGGCTGACCGCATTCCGAGCGCCATGTCCCACCACCAGATCCTGATCGTCGGCGGCGGCGCCGCGGGACTCACAGCCGCCAGCCAGCTCAAGCGGGCCCGGCCCCAGCTGGAGATCGCCCTGCTGGAGCCCTCCGAGCACCACGACTACCAGCCCGGCTGGACCCTGGTGGGCGCCGGTGTGTTCTATCTCGACGAAACGCGCCGGCCGGAGGCCTCGCTGATCCCCGAGGGGGTGCACTGGATCCGTGAGGGAGCGGCCGGCTTCGATCCCGCCAGCAACAGTGTCACCACCACCGGCGGCCAGACGCTCCGCTACGACGTGCTGATCGTTGCCACCGGCCTGCGGCTGCGCTGGGAGGCGATCAAAGGGCTGCCCGAAGCACTGGGCAAGGGAGGGGTCTGCAGCAACTACTCACGCGAGCACGTCGACTACACCTGGCAGTGCATCCGCGACTTCCAGGGCGGCAACGCGATCTTCACCTGCCCGCCGATGCCGATCAAGTGCCCGGGGGCGCCGCAGAAGATCGCCTATCTCGCCGATGACGTGTTCAGGCGTGATCCGGCGGTGGCCGCCAACAGCAAGGTGATCTACGCCACCGCCACCCCCGGCATCTTCGGTGTGCCCACCTATGCCGCACCGCTGCGGGAGGTGGTGAAGCGCAAGGGCCTCGACGCTCTGTACGGGCACGTGCTCACTGAGGTCCGCCCCGAGACGCAGGAAGCGGTGTTTCGCGTCACACCGGCAAGCCCCAGTCGTGATGAGGGTGAGGAGCCGATCGAGACGGTGATCCCCTACGCCATGCTGCATGTCACGCCGCCGATGTCGGCTCCGCAGGTCGTCGCGGAGAGCCCATTGGCAGCGGAGGGAGCACCGGGGGGCTTCGTGGAGGTGGATCAATACAGCCTGCAGCACAAGCGTTTCGCCAACGTGTTCGCCATCGGCGATGTGGCCGGCATGCCCAACTCCAAGACGGCTGCAGCCGTGCGCGGCCAGGCGCCGGTGCTGGTGGCGAATCTGCTGTCACTGCTGGATGGTCAGCCGCTGGAATCGCGCTACGACGGCTACAGCTGCTGCCCGCTGATCACGGGCTACGGCAAGGTGATCATGGCCGAGTTCAACTATGAGCAGCAGCCCGCACCCTCCTTCCCGCTCGATCCCACCCGGGAGCGCTGGAGCATGTGGCTGGTGAAGAAGAATGTGCTGCCCTGGCTCTACTGGAACCGCATGCTGCGCGGCTTTCAGCATGAGCGCCGCTTCATGCCCGGGGTTCAGGCCAAGGCCTGAGGGTCTGGGCTGCGGGCCAGGGGAAAACCTGGCTGCACGGGCGCCGCGGTGCCAGTGTCGTTGACCCGCACGACGGAGCAGCGTCTGTGAGACAGGCCCCGGACCACTCCCTGTCGGAAACCGCAGCACGTGCGGGGCGTGGGGGATCCGCCAGCCATGCGGCCGTGACGGCGGCCGGCCTCACTCCCGCCCGCTTTCGCCTGGGACTGCTGCTGCTGTGGCTGGCCGCCCTGGTCCTGCTGCTCACCGGCCTCAACGGGCCGCCCCTGCGCGACTGGGACGAAGGCATCGTCGCCCGCGTGGCGCTGGAGCTCAGCCGGCAGCCCTGGCCCGAGCGCCTCTGGCCCACCTACTGGGGCGAGCCCTATCTCAACAAGCCACCGGGGCTGCACCTGTCGGTGGCCGCCGCGATCGACGTCTGGCGCGCCCTCTCCGGATCAGCGGCCACCGCCCTACCGCCGGCCTGGCTGTTGCGCCTGGTGCCGGCCCTGATCTCCGCGTTGCTGGTGCCGCTGCTGGTGCTGCTGCAGGGACGGCTGCGGCCCGGCGATCGGCTCACGGCGCTGCTGACGGGCGCCATCGCCCTGACGCTGCTGCCGCTGCTGCGCCACGGCCATCTGTTGATGCTCGACGGCTGCCAGCTGGTGGCGATGGTGCTGCTCTGGTGGGCGGTGGTGGGGGTTGGCGGACAGCTCGCCCTCGAACCGCGACAGGCTGATACAAACAACCGGCCGCAGGGCCTGAGGCGTGAGCGACCGCAGGATCAGACCGTCCGCCTTGACGGCAGCCGGCCCGAGCCACTGGCCAATGAGCGAAAGAACGACCTGATCCATGGCCTGCTGGCGGGACTGGCGACCAGCGCCCTGCTGCTGCTCAAGGCCCCGGTGGCCTTTCCGATGCTGGCCGGCACCCTGCTGCTGCGTCTGCTGGAGCGGGACCTGGACCGCCGCCGGTGGATCCTGATGGCTCTCGGGGTGGCGCTCGGTCTGCTGCCGGGTCTCGCCTGGCATGGCGGCCACCTGCTCGTGCGCGGCGAAGACGCGTTGCAGATGTGGCTGGGCCAGGGCTTCGCCCGCGTCGGCACAGCCCTCGAGGGCAATAGCGGCGGGCCGCTGACGGCTGTGCTGGAGGTGCTGGAGGGGGGCTGGCCCTGGCTGCCGCTGTGGCCGTTCGGCATGGCTCTGGCCTGGCGGCAGCGGTGCACGCGGGCGGGTCTGTGGTGCCTGGGGCTGACGCTGTTGACGGCCGCCCTGGTGCTGCCGCTGCGCACCCAGCTGCCCTGGTACAGCCTGCTGCTCTGGCCGCCGTTCGCGCTGGTTTGTGCGCCGGCGCTGGCCTGGCTGGTGCGCCGGGACCGCCAGGGGGGGCGGCCCCCGGGGGCGGGGGTGCTGGCCCGCATACCGCGGTTCTGGACCCTGCTGGGGGCCCTGATTGTGCTGGCGGGGCTGGTTGGCACCCTGCTCCCCCTGATGCCCGGGGCCGATGGGGCGACCGGCGGGATCCCTCCGCTGCGCTCACTGGCCCCCGCGGCCCTGGCCCTGGGGACGGGCCTGCTGATGGGCGGCCTGCAGCTCAGCGCGACAGCCCCCGCAAGACGTCGCAGCGGTCTGGTGCTGATGCTGCTCGGCGATGTCCTGGCTCTGGCGCTGCTGTTCGCCTCACCGTTGTGGCTGTGGGAGCTGAACGAAAACTGGTCCGTCGTCGACGGCCTTGCCCTGCTCGAGGAGGCCGGCGCCGGTCGCGATGGCGGCGAACTGCGGCTGTGGCGCCAGGGGGAGCGTCCCAGCCTGAACTGGTACGTCGGGCAGCGGGTCCGCCCCGAGGACAACGTCAACCTTCCGCCCGGACAGAGCGTGTGGCTGCTGGGGCTGGAGCCAGCCGAGGCGCCAGGCCTGCGCTGCAACACACTGGGCCGGCGAGGTGAGCTGCGGCTCGAGCGCTGCCAGGCCGAGCCCTGAGGGGCGGCCGATGAAGCGGCCTGGGGAAGCTCTGATCAAGACCGGGAATTGAGCGCAAGCGTGTCTCATTCTCGTCAATGAGACACAAGTGGGGTATTTTGTCCTTGGCTACTCGCCAGGTGCTCCAATCCAGGGCCTGACTGGCTTATTTCTCGTGAGTTCCCCGATCATTTTTGGCTGCTCACCCTCAAGATGGCACACTTATTCTGTCATTTACGCTGTAGAAGGACAACGTTCGCGCACCATCCAGAGATTGGCGAGGGCAAACAGCATCGTCAGCTTGAGGTTGTTCTTGCGGATGCCTCGGTAGAAGACCTTCCGAAATCCAAACTGGCACTTGATGATCCGAAATGGATGCTCCACCTTTGCCCTGACATGTGCTTTCGCCGCCTCCATCAGATCCAGCAGTCTTCCCTCTGGGGTGTCCGCTAGAACTCGGCGCTGTCCGGGCTTCATGGCGATGCGCATCTCTGCTTCGCAGTCCTTGAACGCCTCACGCTTTTCGATGCCGATGTGGCCAGAGTCGCCGTAGATCACGCGTTCCTCGCCATGGACGCGATCGGGTGCCGTGTTCAGCTCATGGACGTTGGCAGCCGTGCTCACCACGGAATGGACCAGACCCGAGGCTGCATCCACACCGATGTGGCACCGCATCCCAAAGAACCACTGGTTGCCTTTGGCCACCGAGTGCATTTCAGGATCCCGCTCGCCCGTCTTGTTCTTGGTTGAACTGGGAGCGTTGATGATTGTGGCATCGAGGATCGTACCCTCCTTAAGCATCACGCCCTTCTCCCGCAGGCTCTGGTTCACCGTCTCCAGGATCTGCTCTGCTATCCGATTCTCTT
It contains:
- a CDS encoding Rrf2 family transcriptional regulator, which produces MALSAKVRYGIVALIELAAIHAQGGVLQVGEIAQRQSIPDRYLEQMLTTLRRARILRSIRGPKGGFQLARPPAEVPLLEVVAALEGESPARDLTARTTPEFEVLTTLEDQLERARTALLAGTTLQDLLEERDQRLQAQVMYFI
- a CDS encoding acetyltransferase, translating into MFLTLHQHGDSAGPEASPSLVEILDLRQLADPFSTVVAGRIHGGEELQDPHHFSKAELRFPSGEELPRCWSDPHYRQ
- a CDS encoding FAD/NAD(P)-binding oxidoreductase gives rise to the protein MSHHQILIVGGGAAGLTAASQLKRARPQLEIALLEPSEHHDYQPGWTLVGAGVFYLDETRRPEASLIPEGVHWIREGAAGFDPASNSVTTTGGQTLRYDVLIVATGLRLRWEAIKGLPEALGKGGVCSNYSREHVDYTWQCIRDFQGGNAIFTCPPMPIKCPGAPQKIAYLADDVFRRDPAVAANSKVIYATATPGIFGVPTYAAPLREVVKRKGLDALYGHVLTEVRPETQEAVFRVTPASPSRDEGEEPIETVIPYAMLHVTPPMSAPQVVAESPLAAEGAPGGFVEVDQYSLQHKRFANVFAIGDVAGMPNSKTAAAVRGQAPVLVANLLSLLDGQPLESRYDGYSCCPLITGYGKVIMAEFNYEQQPAPSFPLDPTRERWSMWLVKKNVLPWLYWNRMLRGFQHERRFMPGVQAKA
- a CDS encoding 4-amino-4-deoxy-L-arabinose transferase: MTAAGLTPARFRLGLLLLWLAALVLLLTGLNGPPLRDWDEGIVARVALELSRQPWPERLWPTYWGEPYLNKPPGLHLSVAAAIDVWRALSGSAATALPPAWLLRLVPALISALLVPLLVLLQGRLRPGDRLTALLTGAIALTLLPLLRHGHLLMLDGCQLVAMVLLWWAVVGVGGQLALEPRQADTNNRPQGLRRERPQDQTVRLDGSRPEPLANERKNDLIHGLLAGLATSALLLLKAPVAFPMLAGTLLLRLLERDLDRRRWILMALGVALGLLPGLAWHGGHLLVRGEDALQMWLGQGFARVGTALEGNSGGPLTAVLEVLEGGWPWLPLWPFGMALAWRQRCTRAGLWCLGLTLLTAALVLPLRTQLPWYSLLLWPPFALVCAPALAWLVRRDRQGGRPPGAGVLARIPRFWTLLGALIVLAGLVGTLLPLMPGADGATGGIPPLRSLAPAALALGTGLLMGGLQLSATAPARRRSGLVLMLLGDVLALALLFASPLWLWELNENWSVVDGLALLEEAGAGRDGGELRLWRQGERPSLNWYVGQRVRPEDNVNLPPGQSVWLLGLEPAEAPGLRCNTLGRRGELRLERCQAEP
- a CDS encoding IS5 family transposase translates to MAAPLQLGFTDYEQTYAKKKTRRQRFLDEMEATVPWDPFLALISPVYHRPSAKGGRPPFPLEVMLRIHLLQQWFTLSDPLMEEMLIDTPCFRRFAGIDMVEDRIPDETTILNFRHLLEENRIAEQILETVNQSLREKGVMLKEGTILDATIINAPSSTKNKTGERDPEMHSVAKGNQWFFGMRCHIGVDAASGLVHSVVSTAANVHELNTAPDRVHGEERVIYGDSGHIGIEKREAFKDCEAEMRIAMKPGQRRVLADTPEGRLLDLMEAAKAHVRAKVEHPFRIIKCQFGFRKVFYRGIRKNNLKLTMLFALANLWMVRERCPSTA